The Saxibacter everestensis genome has a window encoding:
- a CDS encoding sodium:solute symporter produces the protein MDIVVIVVYMLGMIGIGLWGRSRAKSESDFLVAGRRLGPFLYSGTLAAVVLGGASTIGGVGLGYTHGISGMWLVFAIGIGICVLSLLFAGRIQKLRVYTVPQMLDLRYGRGSALLSGTIMMFYALFLAVTSTVAYGTVFSVLFDIDRIPAILLGGSVVIIYSILGGMWSITLTDFVQFLIMTVGIFFILLPIVISKAGGWSGMQAALPPEFFSLTAIGGGTILTYFVIYGFGLLIGQDIWQRVFTSRSPGVARWGGLTSGLYCLAFGVAGAMIGMATKVIIPNLEVADDAFAQVVGGTLPPALAGLVLAAALAAIMSTSSGTLIAAATVANKDVVAALFKRHAAAEKSSHDEIRGNRLYILAFGILMLGLACLIQDVVGALTIAYDLLVGGLLVAIIGGLVWKRGTIVGAMASMIAGGVVTIGTMLVVRDIFANEPIYYGLGSALVVYIAVSLLTKPTDPEILTAWTKRISGKDQSIEGDPETNRTS, from the coding sequence ATGGACATAGTCGTCATCGTCGTCTACATGCTTGGCATGATCGGCATCGGACTCTGGGGCCGCAGTCGCGCCAAGAGCGAGTCGGACTTCCTCGTCGCGGGTCGCCGGCTCGGCCCATTCCTGTACTCCGGCACTCTTGCCGCTGTGGTGCTCGGTGGCGCGTCGACCATCGGCGGAGTCGGGCTCGGCTACACCCACGGCATCTCCGGGATGTGGTTGGTGTTCGCCATCGGCATCGGGATTTGCGTGCTCAGCCTGCTGTTCGCCGGCCGGATCCAGAAACTTCGGGTCTATACCGTCCCGCAGATGCTGGACCTGCGCTACGGCAGGGGATCGGCGCTGCTGTCCGGCACGATCATGATGTTCTACGCACTGTTTCTCGCCGTCACTTCGACCGTTGCCTACGGCACGGTCTTCAGCGTGCTCTTCGACATCGACCGGATTCCGGCCATCCTGCTCGGCGGAAGCGTGGTGATCATCTACTCGATTCTGGGCGGAATGTGGTCGATCACGCTGACCGACTTCGTGCAGTTCCTGATCATGACCGTCGGCATCTTCTTCATTCTGCTGCCGATCGTGATCAGCAAGGCAGGCGGCTGGAGCGGGATGCAGGCCGCGCTGCCTCCGGAGTTCTTCAGCCTGACCGCGATCGGCGGCGGCACCATCCTGACCTATTTCGTGATCTACGGCTTCGGCCTGCTGATCGGTCAGGACATCTGGCAGCGGGTATTCACTTCGCGCAGCCCGGGCGTTGCGCGCTGGGGTGGACTGACGTCCGGTCTCTACTGCTTGGCATTCGGCGTTGCCGGGGCCATGATCGGCATGGCGACGAAGGTCATCATCCCGAACCTCGAGGTGGCAGATGACGCGTTTGCCCAGGTCGTGGGCGGTACGCTGCCGCCGGCCCTTGCCGGCCTCGTTCTGGCCGCCGCGTTGGCCGCGATCATGTCGACTTCCTCCGGCACACTGATTGCCGCGGCCACAGTTGCGAACAAGGACGTGGTCGCGGCACTGTTCAAGCGGCACGCCGCCGCGGAGAAATCCAGCCACGACGAGATCAGGGGCAACCGGCTCTACATCCTCGCCTTCGGCATCCTGATGCTTGGGCTGGCGTGCCTGATCCAGGACGTGGTCGGCGCGCTGACGATTGCCTACGACCTGCTGGTCGGCGGCCTGCTGGTTGCGATTATCGGCGGCCTGGTGTGGAAGCGCGGCACGATCGTGGGCGCGATGGCGTCGATGATTGCGGGTGGCGTCGTCACGATCGGCACCATGCTGGTCGTACGTGACATCTTCGCCAACGAACCGATCTACTACGGCTTGGGTTCTGCACTTGTGGTCTACATCGCGGTCAGCCTGCTGACTAAGCCGACCGATCCGGAAATCCTGACGGCGTGGACGAAGCGGATCAGCGGCAAAGACCAGTCGATCGAGGGAGATCCGGAAACGAACCGGACGAGCTGA
- a CDS encoding ATP-dependent helicase, translating to MSRTEDVLRRFSPATREWFSRAFAAPTSAQAGAWDAVSSGANALVVAPTGSGKTLAAFLWALDRLAAGETDADAESADAGRPSAGAAAGRQDKAATRVLYISPLKALAVDVERNLRAPLVGISQTARGMGLPAPHVRVGVRSGDTSPAERRSLVSRPPDILITTPESLFLMLTSAARESLASVDTVIVDEVHAVAGTKRGAHLALSLERLDAILESPAQRIGLSATVRPQEEIARFLGGKHPVRVVAPEASKTFDLRVVVPVEDMTELGASPPVAGTDKADNSDNSDNSIWPHVEESIVKRVLEHKSSIVFANSRRLAERLTSRFNEIYSAQLAGRTSLNDRKPAVPPPAQMMAQSETSYGAEPLLARAHHGSVSKEQRALIEDDLKSGRLRCVVATSSLELGIDMGAVDLVVQVESPPSVASGLQRIGRAGHQVGEISRGVIYPKQRTDLVHAAVTAERMVARAIESMSVPRNPLDVLAQQTVAAAAMDTLDVDDWFTTVRMAAPFATLPRSVFDATLDLLAGRYPSDEFAELRPRVVWDREAGTVTGRPGAQRLAVTSGGTIPDRGMFGVFMVGEKASRVGELDEEMVYESRVGDVFALGATSWKIQDITHDRVLVSPAFGQPGRLPFWLGDNLGRPFELGEALGVFTREVAGADKTTALRRAEAAGLDEWAANNLVTFLRAQQDATRHVPSDRMLVVERFRDELGDWRVVLHSPFGTPVHAPWALAIGARLQERYGIDGAVAASDDGIVLRVPDMGEEPPGAELFVFEPEELEALVTEQVGGSALFASRFRECAARALLLPRRNPGRRSPLWQQRQRSAQLLDVARKYPSFPIILETVRECLQDVYDVPSLLGLARRISARDISLAEVTTETASPFAQALLFGYVASFMYDSDSPLAERRAAALSLDTTLLSELLGRADLRELLDEQVIGQTERELQHLAPDRRARTAEELADLLRLLGPLTIEEVAARCDSDLNPRQWLDELRSAKRILEVPFAGGLWWVPIEDAARLRDGLGVPPPAGIPAAFLQPVGDPLGDVIGRYARTHGPFTADDVAVRFGIGVAVALETLRRLAADRRVVEGEFRPGHQGSEWCDTAVLSQLRRRSLAALRNEVEPVPQAALGRFLPAWQHVGSELTGADGVLTVLDQLAGVPAPASAWESLILASRVADYSPAMLDELTANGEVVWSGAGSLPGRDGWISLHPAETLPLSVQRDAEFEPNERQRNILDTLGGGGAFFFRQLSDAIGSLDDESLHSDLWDLVWAGYLSNDTFAPLRSLIGGGKPAHSVRRRTPRARSYRSGLGRAAVPSRTGPPSAAGRWSLLPEPEPDPTLRAHAMAEQLLDRHGIVLRGSVTSEGITGGFALAYKVLSGFEDSGRCRRGYFVEGLGAAQFAAASTIDRLRRYQSRDSRAVAALETVTLAATDPANPYGAALPWPVREAAESQHRPGRKAGALVVLCDGELTLYVERGGRTVLTFTEDEDSLKSAIESLAGTVKAGGVEKLVVEKADGEYIGGTRLAVMMEAAGFYPSPKGLRIRA from the coding sequence GTGAGCAGAACCGAGGACGTGTTGCGGCGGTTTTCGCCGGCCACCAGGGAGTGGTTCAGCCGCGCGTTTGCCGCGCCGACCAGCGCCCAGGCCGGCGCGTGGGATGCCGTGTCATCGGGCGCCAATGCGCTTGTCGTCGCACCCACCGGTTCGGGCAAGACGCTCGCGGCCTTCCTCTGGGCGCTTGACCGGCTCGCTGCCGGAGAAACCGATGCCGACGCCGAGTCCGCCGACGCTGGCCGACCGAGCGCCGGAGCCGCGGCCGGCCGGCAGGACAAGGCCGCGACCAGGGTGCTTTATATCTCGCCCTTGAAGGCCCTCGCCGTTGACGTGGAACGTAATCTGCGCGCGCCCCTGGTCGGGATCTCCCAGACAGCACGCGGCATGGGGCTGCCCGCGCCGCACGTCCGGGTCGGCGTGCGATCCGGTGACACCAGTCCGGCCGAGCGGCGTTCGCTCGTCAGCAGACCGCCCGACATCCTGATCACCACGCCGGAATCGCTGTTCCTGATGCTCACCTCCGCGGCACGGGAATCCCTCGCCTCCGTCGATACGGTCATCGTCGATGAGGTGCACGCCGTCGCAGGCACCAAGCGCGGGGCTCATCTGGCCCTGTCCCTGGAGCGACTCGACGCGATCCTGGAGAGTCCGGCGCAGCGGATCGGGCTATCCGCAACGGTACGACCACAAGAGGAGATTGCCCGGTTCCTTGGTGGCAAACACCCGGTGCGGGTTGTCGCGCCGGAGGCTAGTAAGACCTTCGACCTGCGCGTCGTCGTGCCGGTTGAGGACATGACCGAGCTGGGCGCATCGCCGCCGGTAGCCGGAACCGACAAGGCCGACAACTCAGACAACTCCGACAATTCGATCTGGCCGCACGTCGAAGAAAGCATTGTCAAACGGGTCCTGGAGCACAAGTCATCGATTGTGTTCGCCAACTCGCGCCGGCTGGCCGAGCGGTTGACCTCGAGGTTCAATGAGATCTACTCCGCGCAGCTTGCCGGACGAACGTCCCTGAACGACCGGAAGCCGGCCGTGCCGCCTCCGGCCCAGATGATGGCGCAAAGCGAGACGTCCTACGGCGCAGAACCGCTGCTGGCCAGGGCGCACCACGGTTCGGTCAGCAAGGAACAGCGGGCTTTGATCGAGGATGACCTGAAGTCGGGACGGCTTCGCTGTGTGGTCGCGACCAGCAGCCTCGAACTCGGTATCGACATGGGCGCCGTCGATCTGGTCGTCCAGGTGGAATCGCCGCCGTCGGTGGCAAGCGGCCTGCAGCGGATCGGCCGTGCCGGCCATCAGGTCGGCGAGATATCCCGCGGGGTGATCTACCCGAAACAGCGCACCGATCTCGTGCATGCAGCGGTTACGGCTGAGCGGATGGTCGCCCGGGCGATCGAGTCGATGAGTGTTCCACGGAATCCTCTCGATGTGCTTGCCCAGCAAACCGTCGCCGCGGCGGCAATGGACACGCTCGACGTCGATGACTGGTTCACCACGGTGCGGATGGCGGCGCCCTTCGCCACGCTGCCGAGGTCTGTTTTCGATGCGACTCTCGATCTGCTTGCCGGTCGATATCCCTCGGACGAGTTTGCCGAGCTGCGCCCGCGGGTGGTGTGGGACCGCGAGGCCGGAACTGTGACCGGCCGTCCCGGCGCCCAGCGACTTGCAGTAACCTCCGGTGGCACGATCCCCGATCGGGGCATGTTCGGCGTATTCATGGTGGGGGAGAAGGCCTCGCGCGTCGGGGAGCTCGATGAGGAGATGGTGTACGAATCGCGGGTCGGCGATGTATTCGCCCTCGGCGCCACCAGCTGGAAGATTCAAGACATCACCCACGACCGGGTATTGGTGAGCCCGGCATTCGGACAACCGGGTCGGCTGCCGTTCTGGCTCGGCGACAACCTTGGCCGGCCGTTCGAACTGGGCGAGGCGCTGGGCGTCTTCACTCGGGAGGTCGCCGGCGCCGATAAAACGACGGCCTTGCGTCGCGCCGAGGCGGCAGGCCTGGACGAATGGGCGGCAAATAACCTGGTCACATTCCTCCGGGCACAGCAGGACGCCACCCGGCACGTTCCCAGCGATCGGATGCTCGTGGTTGAGCGCTTCCGGGACGAACTGGGCGACTGGCGCGTCGTGCTGCACTCACCCTTCGGCACTCCGGTACATGCTCCGTGGGCGCTCGCGATCGGCGCGCGTCTGCAGGAGCGTTACGGGATCGACGGCGCCGTCGCCGCCAGCGACGACGGCATCGTGCTCCGGGTGCCGGACATGGGCGAGGAGCCTCCTGGCGCCGAGCTGTTCGTCTTCGAGCCGGAAGAGCTCGAAGCACTTGTCACCGAGCAGGTCGGCGGCTCGGCGCTGTTCGCGTCGCGCTTCCGGGAATGCGCGGCCCGCGCGTTGCTGTTGCCGCGGCGGAATCCTGGCAGGCGCTCGCCGCTATGGCAGCAGCGTCAGCGATCCGCGCAACTACTGGATGTGGCCCGGAAGTATCCGAGCTTTCCGATCATCCTGGAAACGGTGCGGGAATGCCTGCAGGACGTTTACGATGTGCCGTCGCTGCTCGGCCTGGCGCGCCGGATCAGTGCCCGCGACATCTCGCTGGCGGAAGTGACGACTGAAACAGCCTCTCCGTTCGCACAGGCCCTGCTGTTTGGCTACGTCGCATCGTTCATGTACGACTCGGACTCGCCGCTGGCGGAACGTCGCGCCGCCGCGTTGTCCCTGGACACCACGCTGCTGTCGGAACTGCTTGGCCGGGCTGACCTGCGTGAGCTGCTCGACGAGCAGGTAATCGGGCAGACCGAGCGCGAATTGCAGCACCTCGCGCCGGACCGCAGGGCGCGAACGGCAGAGGAACTCGCCGACCTGCTGAGGCTCCTCGGACCGCTGACCATCGAGGAAGTGGCGGCGCGGTGCGATTCGGATCTGAATCCGCGGCAATGGCTGGACGAGCTGAGGTCGGCGAAACGAATCCTTGAAGTTCCGTTTGCCGGGGGGCTCTGGTGGGTTCCGATTGAGGATGCCGCCCGGTTGCGCGATGGCCTCGGCGTGCCGCCTCCCGCCGGCATCCCGGCTGCATTCCTCCAGCCAGTCGGAGATCCACTAGGCGATGTGATTGGCCGCTATGCCCGAACACACGGGCCGTTCACCGCCGACGATGTTGCCGTCCGGTTCGGAATCGGCGTGGCGGTGGCACTCGAAACGCTGCGTCGGCTGGCTGCCGATCGTCGCGTGGTCGAAGGGGAGTTCCGGCCGGGACACCAGGGCAGCGAGTGGTGCGACACCGCTGTGCTGTCGCAGCTGAGGCGTCGCTCGCTCGCGGCCCTGCGCAATGAGGTCGAGCCCGTCCCACAGGCCGCACTGGGCCGGTTCCTGCCTGCCTGGCAGCATGTTGGCAGCGAGCTGACCGGGGCCGATGGCGTGCTGACTGTGCTCGACCAGCTGGCAGGCGTGCCAGCTCCGGCATCGGCCTGGGAGTCCCTGATCCTTGCCAGCCGTGTTGCCGATTACAGTCCAGCCATGCTGGATGAGCTCACCGCAAATGGCGAGGTCGTCTGGTCAGGAGCCGGCAGCCTGCCCGGCCGCGACGGCTGGATCAGCCTCCATCCCGCAGAGACATTGCCGCTCAGCGTGCAGCGGGACGCGGAATTCGAGCCGAATGAGCGCCAGCGCAACATTCTCGACACCCTTGGCGGTGGTGGCGCATTCTTCTTCCGTCAGCTGTCTGACGCGATCGGCAGTCTCGATGACGAGTCATTGCACAGCGACCTGTGGGACCTGGTCTGGGCCGGATACCTCAGCAATGACACATTCGCGCCGCTGCGCTCATTGATTGGAGGCGGAAAGCCTGCACACTCGGTTCGACGCCGAACGCCGCGGGCCCGCTCGTACCGCTCCGGCCTCGGACGCGCTGCGGTACCAAGTCGGACCGGGCCGCCCTCGGCGGCAGGGCGCTGGTCCCTGCTGCCTGAGCCTGAGCCGGACCCAACCCTGCGCGCGCATGCGATGGCCGAACAACTTCTGGACCGGCACGGAATTGTGTTGCGCGGCTCGGTGACCAGCGAGGGGATCACCGGAGGTTTCGCGCTTGCCTACAAGGTGCTCAGTGGCTTCGAGGATTCCGGCCGCTGCCGTCGCGGGTACTTTGTCGAAGGTCTTGGCGCAGCCCAGTTCGCCGCGGCGTCGACCATCGACCGGCTCCGTCGCTACCAGTCGCGCGATAGCAGAGCCGTCGCTGCGCTGGAGACGGTCACGCTTGCAGCGACCGACCCGGCCAATCCATACGGTGCCGCCCTGCCCTGGCCGGTCCGTGAAGCCGCGGAATCCCAGCACCGGCCCGGACGTAAGGCGGGGGCACTCGTGGTGCTGTGCGACGGAGAACTGACTCTTTATGTCGAGCGGGGCGGCAGGACAGTGCTCACCTTCACTGAGGATGAGGACTCGCTGAAATCCGCCATCGAATCGCTGGCCGGCACAGTGAAGGCCGGCGGGGTCGAGAAACTCGTGGTGGAGAAGGCCGATGGCGAGTACATCGGCGGAACCCGGTTGGCGGTGATGATGGAGGCTGCCGGCTTCTATCCGAGTCCCAAAGGCCTGCGGATCCGTGCCTGA